Proteins from a single region of Mycoplasma leachii PG50:
- a CDS encoding ABC transporter permease yields MGNLFLMLKQGLKWILKFKLQLIIIIFLTFIASSILTISFTTNKRLKIAYDQIVNNSKSQKFDSTYQIVVGNKAKPENGDPLFIPIFDFINKEYTGFNDEGFSNFNLYFNKFYGQETLLTKVISSDEFKKIWTSEKNKNLFLKDQEDEEVAKNQEDFDFEINDLLFSTMIDLLNKNDQAINNTVISKYTKTNPNWFTYFLKDNKAFTWLEFLNNKQLISKLEKEHPEELKIYYYSYYAFESFSQYLFKTIRTFIRHDKWKDQKDNISKIVYEFLFGIKFEENLNYLFREKYITTNQNKYTTHFNKTVLKTEFEKMNFLNKNKEDNFFNDIIDKGFKGILRPLIVFIKEENKNIEIEKVVQYSETNELRGFLSGSNIYTQNVDKLPEIFKNNDLVDLLVLNTNPFLNITNKASGFFISNQDINNSTSKEFLITSAFLTHHKLIAIANGYDLYIRPEVIFNDPITKKTFRIVNISNQDHTNYLVLNGANSLNASQITISRQFAKANKIKIGSSLNLGQAVGLVVSGYAVDTYSFFPTSDPNVPLPKSDSGGLVYASDKTINQIIGDQTDPSNNDQTTIYNFFLIKKNNKANLKNVYLDHFSKSSKIRENIKAYNDQNQADTFYKTLSFDKSWYSLNWTLYQKTTFWYSLATFLTSSLIALISALAVFVGVIKSVQANAKQIGILKANGVYSKTIAISYVWYALILVFIPIPIGWMLGTILQVPFVGIFKDYFSLKVEVIEFDWISIIISVIVFGVLIGLFSFIVAVININKPVLEVINHTKKWAKPKFTDWLSKYLFKRLRFNTLLMLKLTESGKKPFSLLLILLFIATLFTSVGIAIPSIAIHTKDTYFKNINYNNEYQIFNNVTNTPLGKDVINLWNGHQNLDNSYKTIKTTHQNISYYDDPNSYTLSVQNSSILPNLIYKIDNKNSNKAEILTPYKSFIKNYLESGISDLYTNLLDWVVYQLSIANSRSISIGTIEQLYAYILNDADLNKHFENDKAKLDFLNITTQPLTQFVSRILEVVFDNKVQKDTEWKEKILNLVLGYAPPFIKSYLTNDSRKTQLAFGFQSQNVISQKDQLATSFIPFINDKKTNYQILGLDKTQNSFKIEQKLKDQVFLSNNDIQNIYQIINSPYTNNGADLVSNKTKQVLYNRKTNTLIVPTILNQTLNQNLKHNQNILENISSKNYQLMYKTKSNDFKVLPKQAWLYDDSDYLQTKYVTKHNNWIDQPIQSINTKNNYSSYGYEVVDFNNTKSYYLNPYNLDVNKFTQRQVIDLYSDKLENNNDLSIEKQVDNIVENSPIFGDFAINNNGEIIKSFLRPYYQLRNLKLFIPISNEISWEDFAKYSLGWGNNKEPNDDWKANLDKTDQKTREYIQPALKKLKSEQVPLSVKNAWNSILTNNQITEYLEIRPYDFSIEQERRINRRHIYFAFTNNYEKIKGVLKSSPTIALDNLILNGSALFYRRALGKRQNIPAILKLENIKVNYVNKNLKIKLKNVGVSDIYGKSYAIVDSDLANMIYGYDISRSINYDYKPFNTSKIIAKNQLFNTYKTTTWQKQNNLDPWNNTYLKTKDVFNYSPHYYYNTILSNTTEPLTITSSVSIIPEKRLGLAIIDLLNLSDYKTAISNINLITQTKQLIDQLTKTSIYIAIIIITAIVLSSSLLIILITGIYVSQYKSFMIMLRSIGYTNSQTIWYVLGITKIFNILIILLTISIIFISIIIFNKLFINDISIPIGTQWWTPLICVILILCSFFVSIWISTRKIRKTQPNVVLNEIE; encoded by the coding sequence ATGGGTAATTTATTTTTAATGCTTAAACAAGGCTTAAAATGAATCTTAAAATTTAAATTACAACTAATTATCATTATTTTTTTAACTTTTATAGCTTCTAGTATTTTAACAATCTCTTTTACAACTAACAAACGTTTAAAAATTGCATATGATCAAATAGTTAATAATTCTAAAAGTCAAAAATTTGATTCAACTTATCAAATAGTTGTAGGAAATAAAGCAAAACCAGAAAATGGTGATCCTTTATTTATTCCTATTTTTGATTTTATAAACAAAGAATATACTGGATTTAATGATGAAGGTTTTAGTAATTTTAATTTATATTTCAATAAGTTTTATGGACAAGAAACTTTATTAACTAAAGTAATTAGTTCAGATGAGTTTAAAAAAATTTGAACTAGTGAAAAAAATAAAAATTTATTTTTAAAAGATCAAGAAGATGAAGAAGTAGCTAAAAATCAAGAAGACTTTGATTTTGAAATCAATGACTTATTATTTAGTACAATGATTGATTTATTAAATAAAAATGATCAAGCAATTAATAACACAGTTATTAGTAAATATACTAAAACTAATCCAAATTGATTTACATACTTTTTAAAAGATAATAAAGCATTTACTTGATTAGAATTTTTAAATAATAAACAATTAATTAGTAAATTAGAAAAAGAACATCCTGAAGAATTAAAAATTTATTATTATTCTTATTATGCTTTTGAATCTTTTTCTCAATATTTATTTAAAACAATTAGAACTTTTATAAGACATGATAAATGAAAAGATCAAAAAGATAATATATCTAAAATTGTGTATGAGTTTTTATTTGGAATTAAATTTGAAGAAAATTTAAATTATTTATTTAGAGAAAAATACATTACTACAAATCAAAATAAATACACTACTCATTTTAATAAAACTGTTTTAAAAACAGAATTTGAAAAAATGAATTTTTTAAATAAAAACAAAGAAGATAATTTTTTTAATGACATTATTGATAAAGGTTTTAAAGGAATTTTAAGGCCACTAATTGTTTTTATAAAAGAAGAAAATAAAAATATTGAGATTGAAAAAGTAGTTCAATATAGTGAAACAAATGAATTAAGAGGTTTTTTATCAGGTTCTAATATTTACACACAAAATGTTGATAAACTACCTGAAATTTTTAAAAATAATGATTTAGTTGATTTATTAGTTTTAAATACTAATCCTTTTTTAAATATTACTAATAAAGCTTCTGGTTTTTTTATTTCTAATCAAGATATTAATAACTCTACAAGTAAAGAGTTTTTAATAACTAGTGCATTTTTAACTCATCACAAATTAATTGCAATTGCTAATGGATATGATTTATATATAAGACCTGAAGTAATTTTTAATGATCCAATTACTAAAAAAACTTTTAGAATTGTTAATATTTCAAATCAAGATCATACAAATTATTTAGTTTTAAATGGAGCTAATTCTTTAAATGCTAGTCAAATTACTATTAGTAGACAATTTGCTAAGGCTAATAAAATAAAAATTGGTTCTAGTCTTAATTTAGGTCAAGCAGTTGGATTAGTAGTTTCAGGATATGCTGTTGATACATATTCATTTTTTCCAACTTCAGATCCAAATGTTCCTTTACCAAAATCTGATTCAGGAGGATTGGTTTATGCTAGTGATAAAACAATTAATCAAATTATTGGTGATCAAACCGATCCAAGTAATAATGACCAAACAACAATTTATAATTTCTTTTTAATTAAAAAAAATAATAAAGCTAATTTAAAAAATGTTTATTTAGATCATTTTTCAAAATCTAGTAAAATTAGAGAAAATATCAAAGCTTATAATGATCAAAATCAAGCAGATACTTTTTATAAAACTTTAAGTTTTGATAAGTCTTGATATTCATTAAATTGAACTTTATATCAAAAAACTACTTTTTGATATTCTTTAGCTACTTTTTTAACTTCTAGTTTAATTGCTCTTATTTCCGCTTTAGCTGTATTTGTTGGAGTTATTAAATCAGTTCAAGCTAATGCAAAACAAATAGGTATTTTAAAAGCAAATGGAGTGTATAGTAAAACTATAGCTATTTCTTATGTTTGATATGCTTTAATTTTAGTTTTTATTCCTATTCCAATAGGTTGAATGTTAGGAACAATTTTACAAGTACCATTTGTTGGAATTTTTAAAGATTATTTTAGTTTAAAAGTTGAAGTAATTGAATTTGATTGAATCTCAATCATAATTAGTGTTATTGTTTTTGGAGTTTTAATTGGATTATTTTCATTTATTGTTGCTGTAATTAATATTAATAAACCAGTATTAGAAGTTATTAATCATACTAAAAAATGAGCAAAACCAAAATTTACTGATTGATTATCTAAATATTTATTTAAAAGGTTAAGATTTAATACTTTATTAATGTTAAAACTAACTGAATCTGGAAAAAAACCTTTTAGTTTACTACTAATATTATTATTTATAGCAACTTTATTTACTTCAGTAGGAATTGCAATTCCATCAATTGCAATACATACTAAAGATACTTATTTTAAAAATATTAATTATAATAATGAGTATCAAATTTTTAATAACGTTACTAATACTCCGTTAGGAAAAGATGTTATTAATCTTTGAAATGGACATCAAAATTTAGATAATAGTTATAAAACAATTAAAACAACTCATCAAAACATTAGTTATTATGATGATCCAAATAGTTATACTTTATCAGTACAAAACTCTTCAATACTACCTAATTTAATTTATAAAATAGATAATAAAAATTCTAACAAAGCTGAAATTTTAACTCCTTATAAATCATTTATTAAAAATTATTTAGAAAGTGGTATTTCTGATTTATATACTAATTTATTAGATTGAGTAGTTTATCAGTTAAGTATTGCAAATAGTAGAAGTATTTCAATTGGAACTATTGAACAATTATATGCATATATTTTAAATGATGCAGATCTTAACAAACATTTTGAAAATGATAAAGCAAAATTAGATTTTTTAAATATCACAACTCAACCTTTAACTCAATTTGTTTCAAGAATATTAGAAGTTGTTTTTGATAATAAAGTTCAAAAAGACACTGAATGAAAAGAAAAAATTTTAAATTTAGTTTTAGGTTATGCCCCACCTTTTATTAAATCTTATTTAACAAATGACTCTAGAAAAACACAACTAGCTTTTGGTTTTCAATCTCAAAATGTTATTAGTCAAAAAGATCAATTAGCAACTAGTTTTATACCATTTATAAATGATAAAAAAACTAATTATCAAATTTTAGGATTAGATAAAACTCAAAATAGTTTTAAAATAGAACAAAAGCTAAAAGATCAAGTTTTTTTATCAAATAATGATATTCAAAATATTTATCAAATTATTAATTCTCCTTATACAAATAATGGAGCTGATCTAGTTTCAAATAAAACTAAACAAGTTCTTTATAATAGAAAAACTAATACTTTAATAGTTCCAACTATTTTAAATCAAACTTTAAATCAAAATCTAAAACATAATCAAAATATTTTAGAAAATATTAGTTCTAAAAATTATCAATTAATGTATAAAACTAAATCTAATGATTTTAAAGTTCTACCAAAACAAGCTTGATTGTATGATGATTCTGATTATTTACAAACTAAGTATGTAACTAAACATAATAATTGAATAGATCAACCAATTCAAAGTATTAATACTAAAAATAATTATTCATCTTATGGTTATGAAGTAGTTGATTTTAATAACACTAAAAGTTATTATTTAAACCCTTATAATTTAGATGTTAATAAGTTTACTCAAAGACAAGTTATAGATCTTTATTCAGATAAATTAGAAAATAATAACGATTTGAGTATAGAAAAACAAGTTGATAATATTGTTGAAAATTCTCCAATATTTGGTGATTTTGCTATTAATAATAATGGAGAAATTATAAAGTCATTTTTAAGACCATATTATCAGTTAAGAAATTTAAAATTATTTATTCCTATTTCAAATGAAATTAGTTGAGAAGATTTTGCAAAATATAGTTTAGGTTGAGGAAATAATAAAGAACCAAATGATGATTGAAAAGCTAATTTAGATAAAACTGATCAAAAAACTAGAGAATACATTCAACCAGCTTTAAAAAAATTGAAGTCTGAACAAGTTCCGCTTTCAGTCAAAAATGCTTGAAACTCAATTTTAACTAATAATCAAATAACTGAATATTTAGAAATAAGACCTTATGATTTTTCAATAGAACAAGAAAGAAGAATTAATAGGCGTCATATTTATTTTGCATTTACAAACAATTATGAAAAAATTAAAGGTGTTTTAAAATCTTCTCCAACTATTGCATTAGATAATTTAATTTTAAATGGTAGTGCATTATTTTATAGAAGAGCATTAGGTAAAAGACAAAACATACCAGCTATTTTAAAACTAGAAAATATTAAAGTAAATTATGTTAATAAAAATCTTAAAATTAAATTAAAAAATGTTGGAGTTAGTGATATATATGGTAAGTCATATGCTATTGTTGATTCAGATTTAGCAAATATGATTTATGGTTATGATATTAGTAGGTCTATAAATTATGATTATAAACCATTTAATACTTCTAAAATAATTGCAAAAAACCAATTATTTAATACTTATAAAACAACAACTTGACAAAAACAAAATAATTTAGATCCTTGAAATAATACTTATTTAAAAACAAAGGATGTATTTAATTATTCACCACATTACTATTACAATACAATTTTGTCAAATACAACTGAACCTTTAACAATTACAAGTTCAGTTTCTATTATTCCTGAAAAAAGATTAGGATTAGCAATTATTGATTTATTAAATTTAAGTGATTATAAAACTGCAATTTCTAACATTAATCTTATAACCCAAACTAAACAATTAATTGACCAATTGACTAAAACTTCAATTTATATAGCAATTATTATAATTACTGCTATTGTTTTATCTTCTTCATTATTAATTATCTTAATAACCGGAATATATGTAAGTCAGTATAAATCATTTATGATAATGTTAAGATCAATTGGTTATACAAATAGTCAAACGATTTGATATGTGTTAGGTATTACTAAAATCTTTAATATCCTAATTATTCTTTTAACAATAAGTATTATTTTTATATCAATTATAATTTTTAATAAGTTATTTATTAATGATATTTCTATACCTATTGGAACACAATGATGAACACCATTAATTTGTGTAATTTTAATTCTTTGTTCATTTTTTGTTTCAATTTGAATTTCAACTAGAAAAATTAGAAAAACTCAACCAAATGTTGTTTTAAATGAAATTGAATAA
- a CDS encoding STREFT protein, with the protein MWKPENSNTSLKNKVSDIYRTYFGKSIDVIEKDLKLQYRNDDKSLTDISDLKNGEFIPKNIDKITALSKSSEDFLNGFSPSFASLGLSLFQSQVIKNQDNLNKIKNNQFLKQIVDFTNNNQPLIKLLTKIFSTKKIEKDYYKDLTIKQAFNKNINLISTSLTNKSYEKHNEDHFADDLSDFVIQNVTKIVKEEWNKQDKIEIIDKFKNIFNRLKDYFFKFDYLKIVDNLFRYVQSELYFTMYYVVNEDLTDPNQLLNQKIEDKKFETLVNNKLDFSLLINGLTKVLESQKYTTRLLDFLFKRADKSKIYFDHHKIPENVGTSSLILDLINFVQKTILKTNKLIKDTIEGLEDYIEKNMYQLRNKIRDTIMNFLKKNVNSFSHSVDFGYIPNKEEYNRLTVQIFTRAFFTKLYYVDANIYIFGKDGLITKIFDLFKQIGNSISATSSNTFNYLKYVLYRDSSPVIDFKGNFEEITKLIDIGNELFSNQKMLNIDLRITFLKQIANIKGIYGVINLPNELDSLKDFLKTFGLSSFIKKVEDGVKPLQDILDLLKEFGFINDTKEFLKQFDEYVKKIIEYLPKKYQSVNTLLNYDLISNIYPKNSTTTNFANDFTTKLAEFLFPKTNQADDDKLLLPVIRLVRYDRNKKITSVSQIKQALADYSKKIISKESLFKNLINIRDFKIELPDIVLQHLGIENLKNLTILELLQIISKYINEFINHNQNESLSFDLSSIGYFLQALSTTVDITYSNNKKVEKKNLIKALYDDLDSFDHKNDENNKGRPEASFYNWDSITFKFSETDNKTIDLKQIKSDFSYSPLHLLLGIDLNKAQYIKNTIGYALATLIGGLTKTDENYQLANENKKSVITIFSILNFTLKNYQSILKDLEYKKAGVYYKKDSWQTQLISSNDKEIKYYLIRKLTSDNEINKKVGKRFEITLTNDQNTSYWKISNIIALDYKH; encoded by the coding sequence ATTTGAAAACCAGAAAATAGCAATACTAGTTTAAAAAATAAAGTATCAGATATTTATCGAACTTATTTTGGAAAATCAATTGATGTTATTGAAAAAGATTTAAAGCTACAATATAGAAATGATGATAAAAGTTTAACTGATATTTCAGATTTAAAAAATGGAGAGTTTATTCCTAAAAATATTGATAAAATTACAGCTTTAAGTAAATCTTCAGAAGATTTTTTAAATGGGTTTTCTCCTTCTTTTGCTTCTTTAGGGTTATCTTTATTTCAATCTCAAGTAATAAAAAATCAAGATAATTTAAATAAAATAAAAAATAACCAATTTCTTAAACAAATTGTTGATTTTACTAACAATAATCAACCACTTATCAAATTACTAACAAAGATTTTTTCAACTAAAAAAATAGAAAAAGACTATTATAAAGATTTAACTATTAAACAAGCTTTTAATAAGAATATTAATTTAATTAGTACTAGTTTAACTAATAAATCTTATGAAAAACATAATGAAGATCATTTTGCTGATGATTTAAGTGATTTTGTAATTCAAAATGTTACTAAAATAGTTAAAGAAGAATGAAACAAACAGGACAAAATTGAAATTATAGATAAATTTAAAAATATTTTTAATAGATTAAAAGATTATTTTTTTAAATTTGATTATTTAAAAATAGTTGACAATTTATTTAGATATGTTCAGTCTGAATTGTATTTTACTATGTATTATGTAGTTAACGAAGACTTAACAGATCCAAATCAGTTGTTAAATCAAAAAATAGAAGATAAAAAATTTGAAACTTTAGTTAATAATAAATTAGATTTTAGTTTATTAATTAATGGTTTGACTAAAGTTTTAGAAAGTCAAAAATATACAACTAGACTATTAGATTTTTTATTTAAAAGAGCAGATAAATCTAAGATTTATTTTGATCATCACAAAATTCCAGAAAATGTTGGAACAAGTAGTCTTATACTAGATCTTATAAATTTTGTACAAAAAACTATTTTAAAAACTAATAAGTTAATTAAAGATACAATTGAAGGTTTAGAAGATTATATTGAAAAAAATATGTATCAGTTAAGAAATAAAATTAGAGATACAATAATGAATTTTTTAAAAAAGAATGTTAATTCATTTTCGCATTCAGTAGATTTTGGCTACATTCCAAATAAAGAAGAATATAATAGATTAACTGTTCAAATATTTACCAGAGCGTTTTTTACTAAATTGTATTATGTAGATGCTAATATTTATATTTTTGGAAAAGATGGTTTAATTACAAAAATTTTTGATTTGTTCAAACAAATTGGAAACTCTATTTCAGCTACTAGTTCTAATACATTTAATTATTTAAAGTATGTTTTATATAGAGATTCAAGTCCAGTGATTGACTTTAAAGGTAATTTTGAAGAAATTACAAAACTTATAGATATTGGTAATGAACTATTTAGTAATCAAAAAATGTTAAATATTGATTTACGAATAACATTTTTAAAACAAATTGCAAATATTAAAGGTATTTATGGAGTTATTAATTTACCAAATGAATTAGATTCACTTAAAGATTTCTTAAAAACATTTGGACTTAGTTCATTTATTAAAAAAGTTGAAGATGGAGTAAAACCATTACAAGACATTTTAGATCTTTTAAAAGAATTTGGTTTTATTAATGATACTAAAGAATTTTTAAAACAATTTGATGAGTATGTAAAAAAAATAATTGAATATTTACCCAAAAAATATCAAAGTGTTAATACTCTTTTAAATTATGATTTAATTTCAAATATTTATCCTAAAAATTCTACTACCACTAATTTTGCTAACGATTTTACAACTAAACTAGCTGAATTTTTATTTCCAAAAACAAATCAAGCTGATGATGATAAGCTTTTATTACCAGTTATTAGATTAGTTAGATATGATAGAAATAAAAAAATTACTAGTGTTAGTCAGATAAAACAAGCGCTTGCTGATTATTCAAAAAAAATTATTTCTAAAGAATCACTATTTAAAAATCTTATTAACATTAGAGATTTTAAAATTGAATTACCAGATATTGTTTTACAACATTTAGGTATAGAAAACTTAAAGAATTTAACTATATTAGAGTTATTACAAATTATTAGTAAATACATTAATGAGTTTATTAATCATAATCAAAATGAATCATTGAGTTTTGATCTATCTTCAATTGGATATTTCTTACAAGCTTTAAGTACTACAGTTGATATTACTTATTCTAATAATAAAAAAGTTGAAAAAAAGAATTTAATTAAAGCTTTATATGATGATTTAGATTCTTTTGATCATAAAAATGATGAAAATAACAAAGGAAGACCAGAAGCATCTTTTTATAATTGAGACTCAATTACTTTTAAGTTTAGTGAAACAGATAATAAAACTATTGATTTAAAACAAATTAAAAGTGACTTTTCATACTCGCCTTTACATTTACTTTTAGGAATTGATTTAAATAAAGCTCAATATATTAAAAATACTATTGGTTATGCTTTAGCTACATTAATTGGTGGATTAACTAAAACTGATGAAAACTATCAATTAGCTAATGAAAATAAAAAATCAGTAATAACTATTTTTTCAATTTTAAACTTTACTTTAAAAAATTATCAATCTATTTTAAAAGATTTAGAATATAAAAAAGCTGGAGTTTATTATAAAAAAGATTCATGACAAACTCAATTAATTAGTAGTAATGATAAAGAAATTAAATATTATTTAATTAGAAAACTAACTTCAGATAATGAAATTAATAAAAAAGTAGGAAAACGTTTTGAAATAACACTAACAAACGATCAAAACACTTCTTATTGAAAAATATCAAATATCATAGCTTTAGATTATAAACATTAG
- a CDS encoding lipoprotein — protein sequence MKNLLTIFGSISLISMTSITSIACKNINKSKKEEPSNKEKEKNKQADDNKEPKENSEQPKRTKEENFELIKKYGIEVYNLLLSLKNDEHLSKPENSELLRLVKDISELYKGLGRFKTIDEFKNEFNSDKWKNKGSSKSSEEFLNKLFEQWDKTVTEYEKQKDSILKILKQ from the coding sequence ATGAAAAACTTATTAACAATATTTGGTTCTATTAGTTTAATTAGTATGACTAGTATTACATCAATTGCTTGTAAAAATATAAATAAATCAAAAAAAGAAGAACCATCTAATAAAGAAAAAGAAAAAAACAAACAAGCTGATGATAATAAAGAACCTAAAGAAAATTCTGAACAACCTAAAAGAACAAAAGAAGAAAATTTTGAGTTAATTAAAAAATATGGTATAGAAGTTTATAATTTATTACTATCTTTAAAAAATGACGAACATTTAAGTAAACCAGAAAATTCTGAATTATTAAGATTAGTAAAAGATATATCAGAACTTTATAAAGGATTAGGTCGTTTTAAAACAATAGATGAATTTAAAAATGAATTTAATTCTGATAAATGAAAAAATAAAGGTTCAAGTAAATCATCTGAAGAATTTTTAAATAAGTTGTTTGAACAATGAGATAAGACTGTTACAGAATATGAAAAACAAAAAGATAGTATTTTAAAGATATTAAAGCAATAG
- a CDS encoding lipoprotein, with the protein MKKLLTIFGSISLISMTSITSIACKNINKSKKEERSKPDRTPKTPESDKTKPSEETRKEDKEEDKNKQPDDNKEPKENSEQADQPENSEQPKRTKEENFELIKKYGTEVHDLLLSLENNEHLSKLENSELLRLVKNISDLYKGLGRFKTIDEFKNEFNSDKWKNKGSSKSFDEFSKELFEQWDKTVTEYEKQKDSILKILKQ; encoded by the coding sequence ATGAAAAAATTATTAACAATATTTGGTTCTATTAGTTTAATTAGTATGACTAGTATTACATCAATTGCTTGTAAAAATATAAATAAATCAAAAAAAGAAGAACGATCTAAACCCGACAGAACTCCAAAAACTCCTGAAAGTGATAAAACTAAACCTAGTGAAGAAACTAGAAAAGAAGATAAAGAAGAAGATAAAAATAAACAACCTGATGATAATAAAGAACCTAAAGAAAATTCTGAACAAGCTGATCAACCTGAAAATTCTGAACAACCTAAAAGAACAAAAGAAGAAAATTTTGAGTTAATTAAAAAATATGGTACAGAAGTTCATGATTTATTACTATCTTTAGAAAATAACGAACATTTAAGTAAACTAGAAAATTCTGAATTATTAAGATTAGTAAAAAATATATCAGACCTTTATAAAGGATTAGGTCGTTTTAAAACAATAGATGAATTTAAAAATGAATTTAATTCTGATAAATGAAAAAATAAAGGTTCAAGTAAATCATTTGATGAATTTTCAAAAGAGTTGTTTGAACAATGAGATAAGACTGTTACAGAATATGAAAAACAAAAAGATAGTATTTTAAAGATATTAAAGCAATAA
- a CDS encoding lipoprotein, whose protein sequence is MKKLLTIFGSISLISMTSITSIACKNINKSKKEERSKPDRTPKTPESDKTKPSEETRKEDKEEDKNKQPDDNKEPKENSEQADQPENSEQPKRTKEENFELIKKYGIEVYNLLLSLKNDEHLSKPENSELLRLVKDISELYKGLGRFKTIDEFKNEFNSDKWKNKGSSKSSEEFLNKLFEQWDKTVTEYEKQKDSILKILKQ, encoded by the coding sequence ATGAAAAAATTATTAACAATATTTGGTTCTATTAGTTTAATTAGTATGACTAGTATTACATCAATTGCTTGTAAAAATATAAATAAATCAAAAAAAGAAGAACGATCTAAACCCGACAGAACTCCAAAAACTCCTGAAAGTGATAAAACTAAACCTAGTGAAGAAACTAGAAAAGAAGATAAAGAAGAAGATAAAAATAAACAACCTGATGATAATAAAGAACCTAAAGAAAATTCTGAACAAGCTGATCAACCTGAAAATTCTGAACAACCTAAAAGAACAAAAGAAGAAAATTTTGAGTTAATTAAAAAATATGGTATAGAAGTTTATAATTTATTACTATCTTTAAAAAATGACGAACATTTAAGTAAACCAGAAAATTCTGAATTATTAAGATTAGTAAAAGATATATCAGAACTTTATAAAGGATTAGGTCGTTTTAAAACAATAGATGAATTTAAAAATGAATTTAATTCTGATAAATGAAAAAATAAAGGTTCAAGTAAATCATCTGAAGAATTTTTAAATAAGTTGTTTGAACAATGAGATAAGACTGTTACAGAATATGAAAAACAAAAAGATAGTATTTTAAAGATATTAAAGCAATAA
- a CDS encoding lipoprotein has translation MKKLLTIFGSISLISMTSITSIACKNINKSKKEERSKPDRTPKTPESDKTKPSEETRKEDKEEDKNKQADDNKEPKENSEQADQPENSEQPKRTKEENFELIKKYGTEVHDLLLSLENNEHLSKLENSELLRLVKNISDLYKKIGRFKTIDEFKNEFNSDKWKNKGSSKSFDEFSKELFEQWDKTVTEYEKQKDSILKILKQ, from the coding sequence ATGAAAAAATTATTAACAATATTTGGTTCTATTAGTTTAATTAGTATGACTAGTATTACATCAATTGCTTGTAAAAATATAAATAAATCAAAAAAAGAAGAACGATCTAAACCCGACAGAACTCCAAAAACTCCTGAAAGTGATAAAACTAAACCTAGTGAAGAAACTAGAAAAGAAGATAAAGAAGAAGATAAAAATAAACAAGCTGATGATAATAAAGAACCTAAAGAAAATTCTGAACAAGCTGATCAACCTGAAAATTCTGAACAACCTAAAAGAACAAAAGAAGAAAATTTTGAGTTAATTAAAAAATATGGTACAGAAGTTCATGATTTATTACTATCTTTAGAAAATAACGAACATTTAAGTAAACTAGAAAATTCTGAATTATTAAGATTAGTAAAAAATATATCAGACCTTTATAAAAAAATAGGTCGTTTTAAAACAATAGATGAATTTAAAAATGAATTTAATTCTGATAAATGAAAAAATAAAGGTTCAAGTAAATCATTTGATGAATTTTCAAAAGAGTTGTTTGAACAATGAGATAAGACTGTTACAGAATATGAAAAACAAAAAGATAGTATTTTAAAGATATTAAAGCAATAA